From Sphingomonas hengshuiensis, one genomic window encodes:
- a CDS encoding flagellar motor switch protein FliG, with protein sequence MSLMAPIAEPAELKKYSGAQRAAALMLALGREHGAPIWEQLSTDEIKELSSTIAGLGRISSAVVEHLLIQFTGEVASMASLHGSYETTERLLGGILPGDKVKEIMEDIRGPSGRTMWDKLSNVSESVLAGALRHEYPQTVAVILSKLRADHAARVIAELPRDFSVDVVMRMLRMDTVQKDVINQVEQTLKSEFMTNLSRSNKRDPHEAMAELFNSLDRATEEAMLTALDGRAPESAERIRALMFTFEDLSNLLPAAIAVIVRNADKREMALALKGAPEQLKQLFFGAMTERASKLMREDMAGMGPVRARDCEEAQSSLVRLAKSLADRGEIMLVDPKSDDAMII encoded by the coding sequence ATGAGCCTGATGGCGCCGATCGCAGAGCCGGCCGAACTCAAAAAGTACAGCGGGGCCCAGCGCGCGGCCGCGCTGATGCTGGCGCTGGGCCGCGAACATGGCGCGCCGATCTGGGAACAGCTTTCCACCGACGAGATCAAGGAATTGTCGTCGACCATCGCCGGGCTGGGGCGCATTTCCTCCGCGGTGGTCGAGCATCTGCTGATCCAGTTCACCGGCGAAGTCGCCAGCATGGCGTCGCTCCACGGCAGCTACGAAACGACCGAGCGGCTGCTCGGCGGCATCCTGCCCGGCGACAAGGTCAAGGAGATCATGGAGGACATCCGCGGCCCCTCGGGCCGGACGATGTGGGACAAGCTCTCCAATGTCAGCGAGTCGGTGCTGGCGGGTGCACTTCGCCACGAATATCCGCAGACGGTGGCAGTGATCCTGTCCAAGCTGCGCGCCGATCACGCCGCGCGCGTCATCGCCGAGCTGCCGCGCGACTTCTCGGTCGACGTGGTGATGCGGATGCTGCGGATGGATACCGTGCAGAAGGACGTCATCAACCAGGTCGAGCAGACGCTGAAGAGCGAGTTCATGACCAACCTGTCGCGCTCGAACAAGCGCGACCCGCACGAGGCGATGGCGGAGCTGTTCAACTCGCTGGATCGCGCGACCGAGGAAGCGATGCTGACCGCGCTCGATGGCCGCGCGCCCGAAAGCGCCGAGCGTATCCGCGCGCTGATGTTCACCTTCGAGGATCTGTCGAACCTGCTCCCCGCCGCGATCGCAGTGATCGTCCGCAACGCCGACAAGCGCGAAATGGCGCTGGCGCTGAAGGGCGCGCCGGAGCAGCTCAAGCAGCTCTTCTTCGGCGCGATGACCGAACGCGCGTCGAAGCTGATGCGCGAGGACATGGCCGGGATGGGCCCGGTCCGCGCCCGCGACTGCGAGGAAGCGCAATCGTCGCTCGTCCGCCTGGCCAAGAGCCTGGCAGATCGCGGCGAAATCATGCTCGTCGACCCCAAGTCCGACGACGCGATGATCATCTGA
- a CDS encoding FliH/SctL family protein, translated as MSLHSVERFAFDRIFTVASGDSAPTGDSLLELAALRVEMAALKAEQGAQVALARAQGFDAGLAQARAEREVALLSAVDALQAGIETLDERFADVTRRVTSDAAEIALAAADMIAGRALETAPGDAIDAAIGRVLAQVARGTELEIRVHPDIIDAVEARIAERQSRDRRKLSLTVIGDVTLAPGDAMIGWEQGGLALDAAARRRAVEAELHSLLHP; from the coding sequence ATGAGCCTGCACAGCGTCGAGCGTTTCGCTTTCGATCGTATCTTCACCGTCGCCAGCGGCGATTCCGCCCCGACCGGCGACAGCCTGCTCGAACTGGCGGCGCTCCGCGTCGAGATGGCGGCGCTGAAGGCCGAGCAGGGCGCGCAGGTCGCGCTCGCCCGCGCGCAAGGGTTCGACGCCGGGCTGGCCCAGGCGCGGGCGGAGCGCGAGGTCGCGTTGCTGAGTGCCGTCGATGCGCTACAGGCGGGGATCGAGACGCTCGACGAACGCTTCGCCGACGTCACTCGGCGCGTGACCAGCGACGCCGCCGAGATCGCACTGGCAGCCGCCGACATGATCGCGGGCCGCGCGCTCGAAACCGCGCCCGGCGACGCGATCGACGCCGCGATCGGCCGCGTGCTGGCCCAGGTTGCGCGCGGCACCGAACTCGAAATCCGCGTCCACCCCGACATTATCGACGCGGTCGAGGCGCGCATCGCCGAGCGCCAGTCACGCGACCGGCGCAAGCTGTCGCTCACCGTCATCGGCGACGTCACGCTCGCCCCCGGCGACGCCATGATCGGCTGGGAACAGGGCGGACTGGCGCTCGACGCCGCGGCACGCCGACGCGCAGTCGAGGCCGAACTACACTCGCTGCTACACCCCTAA